Below is a genomic region from Dyella terrae.
GCACGGAAGCGTCCACCTGGAGATAGGAGGTGCCGCGGGAGTCGCCACGGTAGCCCTGCTCCACATCGACGCCGAAGTAGTCGGTAAGCGCCTGGTTGTACTTCAGCGTCACATACTTCCAGGTGAGGCTGACATTGGCCTCGGCCGTATCGAAGGAGCGGCGGTGCATGCCGGGCAGGCTCAGTTCGGCACCCGGGTACAGGTAGCCGTACACGCCGGCGCGCCATGACCAGTCCTTGCCGAACGACGTGCCGTAGCTGGCGTAGACGTCCCACTCCATGGAGCCATGCGGGTAACTGTGGTCACTGACGCTGGACGCCCAGGTGCCGGCGGCGAAGCCATTATCAAGGCTCAGGTCGGCGCCGCCCTGGATCGCCGGATGGGCCCAGGTCTGGGTGAGTCCGCGAAACAGATAGTCGGAAGTGACGGCGACATTGCCCGTCACGGTGGTCTCGGCATCAGCCGAGGTGCTGGCCAGACATCCGAGCGCGGCAAGAAGGGAAAGCGGAAGGGAGGAACGGTAATTCATGAAGGACTCCGGCGCGCGCTGCGCGCTGCAGAAGGTGAAATCAAATGCCGGCGTAACCGCCAAGCACGTAGTCGTCGTCAGCGGATGCGTCATCGCGCTGGCGCGGCGGCAGGGGAATCACGTTGGACGCGTTCGGCGCAGGCAGCGCAATCACGACGTCGCAAGGCGAGTCGTCCGACGACAGGCGCAGTTCCATCGCGGGATGCGCGGCGTCGGGGAGCGAAACGGAAAGTGTGAGGGTGTGCATGAGGATCTCCAGCAAAGGTCGGTGCGATCAGGCGAGCCCGATCAGCACCAGCAACATGTCGATCAACTTGATGCCGGCGAACGGCACGACCATGCCGCCAAGGCCATAGACCAGCAGGTTGCGGCGAAGCAGGGCAGCGGCGCCCAGCGCGCGATACTTCACGCCTTTCAGTGCCAGCGGGATCAGGCAGATGATGATCAGCGCGTTGAAGATCACCGCCGACAGGATGGCGCTCTGCGGCGTGGCCAGGTGCATGACGTTGAGAGTGTCAAGCGCGGGGTAGGTCGTGGCGAAGGCCGCCGGAATGATGGCGAAGTACTTCGCGATGTCGTTGGCGATCGAGAACGTCGTCAACGCACCGCGCGTGATCAGCATCTGCTTGCCGATCGCCACCACTTCGATGAGCTTGGTCGGATTCGAATCCAGGTCGACCATGTTGCCGGCTTCTTTCGCGGCCTGCGTGCCGGTGTTCATGGCGACGGCCACGTCCGCCTGCGCCAGGGCGGGCGCATCGTTGGTCCCGTCGCCACACATCGCCACCAGGCGGTTTTCCGCCTGAATCTTGCGGATCAACTTGAGCTTGGCTTCCGGCGTGGCTTCGGCGAGAAAGTCATCGACACCGGCTTCAGCAGCAATGGCAGCGGCCGTCAGCGGATTGTCGCCGGTGATCATCACCGTCTTGATCCCCATGCGGCGCATTTCAGCGAAGCGTTCGCGAATGCCGCCCTTGACGATGTCCTTCAGCTCGATCACGCCCAATGCGGTCGACCCTTCGGTGACAATCAACGGCGTTGCGCCCCGGCGGGCCACTTCCTCGGCGACTCGCTTCACGAGCGGCGGGAGATGGCTGCCACCGGCCTCCAGATACTTCTCCACTGCATCGAGCGCGCCCTTGCGGATGTGACGTTCGCCGATATCCACGCCACTCATGCGGGTCTGTGCCGTGAAGGGCACGAACACCGCATGGTCCTGTTCAATCTGGCGCTCGCGCAGGCCGAAACGCTCCTTCGCCAGCACCACGACGCTGCGGCCTTCGGGTGTTTCGTCCGCCAGCGAGGCGAGTTGCGCGGCATCGGCGAGGATCGATTCCTCGACACCCGGCGCCGGCAGGAACGCCACCGCCTGGCGATTGCCCAGCGTGATCGTTCCGGTCTTGTCGAGCAGAAGCACGTCCACGTCGCCGGCCGCCTCAACTGCGCGACCGGACGTGGCGATCACGTTGGCGCGGATCATGCGCTCCATGCCGGCAATGCCGATGGCGGAGAGAAGCGCGCCAATGGTGGTGGGGATCAGGCAGACCAGCAGCGCGACCAGCACGGTGAGCGTGATCGGATGGCCGTGGCCAGCGGCCTGCACGCTGTAGATCGAGTAGGGCAGCAGCGTGGCGCAGGCCAGCAGGAAGATCAGCGTGAACTTCGCCAGCATGATCGTGAGGGCGATTTCGTTCGGCGTCTTGCGACGCGATGCGCCTTCGACCATCGCGATCATTCGGTCGAGGAAGCTCTCGCCCGGATTGCTGGTGATGCGCACGACCAGCCAGTCGGAGAGCACGCGCGTGCCACCGGTGACGGCGCTGCGATCGCCGCCCGACTCGCGGATCACCGGTGCGGATTCACCCGTGATGGCGCTCTCATCGACGCTTGCTGCACCGACCACCACTTCGCCATCGCCAGGCAGCGTCTCGCCGGCTTCGACCAGCACCAGGTCGCCGCTGCGAAGGTCACTGGAGGTGACGAACACCACCGAGGAATCCTTGTGCGGCGCCGACAGCTTCTTGGCCAGTACGTCCTTGCGCGAGCTGCGCAGCGACTCGGCCTGCGCCTTGCCGCGTCCTTCGGCAATGGCTTCGGCGAAGTTGGCGAACAGCAGCGTGAACCACAGCCAGATGCTCACCCAGAAGATGAAGCTGGCGGGCGCCTCGCCGTGCCCGGCCAGCGCCTGGCCCCACAGCAGCGTGGTCAGCACGCTGCATACGAAGACCACGAACATCACCGGATTGCGGAACTGCTGCTTCGGCGACAGCTTGCGCACGGCGTCGGCCATGGCCTTGAGAATCAGTTCGCGATCGAAACCGCGCATTGCATGCGAATGCGATGACATGAGTCGATGCCTCGTGAATCAATGAGCCGACATCAGGAACTCGGCGATCGGGCCAAGTGCCAGTGCGGGAAGGAAGGTAAGTGCGCCGACCACGATGACGATGCAGGCGAGCAGGACCACGAAGAGCGGCGTATGCGTCGGCAGCGTGCCGGCGGAGGCAGGTACATGGCGCTTGGCGGCGAGCGAACCGGCCATGGCGAGCATGGCGATGGCCAGGAGGAAGCGCGCCAGGAACATGCAGATGCCAAGCAGGACGTTCCAGAAGGGCGTATTGGCGGACAGGCCACCGAAGGCGCTGCCGTTGTTGTTCGCGGCGGAGGTCACGGCATAAAGCATTTCGCTGAAGCCGTGCGCACCCGGATTGGCGACGCCCGCAACACCCGCAGGCGTCATTACAGCAACGGCCGTACCCACCACCACGAGCGCGCAAGGCACCAGCACGGCGAGGCTGGCCATTTTCATTTCGTGCGCTTCAATCTTCTTGCCGAGGTACTCCGGCGTGCGGCCGACCATCAGTCCGGCGATGAAAACGGCCACCACCGCGAAGGCCAGCATGCCGTAAAGACCCGAGCCGACGCCGCCGAAGATCACCTCGCCCAGCTGCATCAGCCACATGGGAACGAGGCCACCGAGCGGCGTGAGCGAGTCGTGCATGTTGTTGACCGCGCCACAGGAAGCGGCCGTGGTAATCGCGGTGAACAAGCCGCTGGAGGCGATGCCAAAACGGGTTTCCTTGCCCTCCATGTTGCCGCCCGACTGCAAGGCGCTGGCATGGGTATCGAGCGCCAGGCCGTGCATGGCGGGGCTGGCGGCCTGCTCGGCGGCAATGACGCCAGCGGTGAGCGGGATGAAGATCAGCAGCATGGTGGCGAGGATCGCCCAGCCCTGCCGCCGGTCTCCCACCATGCTGCCGAAGGTGTAGCAAAGTCCCGCCGGGATCAAAAAGATCGCCAGCATCTCGAGGAAATTGCTGAAAGGTGTCGGGTTTTCGTACGGATGCGCGGAGTTGGCGTTGAAAAAGCCACCGCCATTGGTACCCAGCTGCTTGATCGCGATCTGCGACGCGGCGGGGCCCATCGGCAGGGTTTGCGAACTCACCGGTGACGTACGCGTGACATCGTGGCCCTGCGCATCCTTGACGACATTGCCGTTAGCATCCTTGACGGTTTCGGTCATGGTCGTGGCCTGCACCGTCGGGACATCGACGTAGTCACGCAGGTTCTGCACCACGCCCTGCGATGCCAGCAGCAAAGCCAGGATGAACGAGAACGGCAACAGGATGTAGACCGTGCTGCGCGTCATGTCGACCCAGAAGTTGCCGACGCTGTCGGCGCTGCGACGGGCGAAGCCACGCACCACGGCCACTAGCACGGCAATGCCCGTCGCCGCCGAGAGGAAATTCTGTACGGCCAGGCCGAGCATCTGCGTGAGATAGCTCATCGTGCTTTCGCCGCCGTAACCCTGCCAGTTGGTATTGGCGACAAAGCTGATGGCGGTGTTCATCGCCGAGTCCGGCGTCACTGCACCAAAGTGCTGCGGATTCAGCGGCAACCACTGCTGCACGCGCTGCAGCGCATACACCACCAGCAAGCCAGCCATGTTGAACAGCAGCATGGCGAACGCGTAGCGACGCCAGCCCATCTGCTCGCCCGCATCGACGCCGCTGAGGCGGTACAGAGCCTTTTCGATCGGCGCACCCTTGCGTGTCACGCCGTTGGCCTGCTCGGCGAAGACCAGGGCCATATACGCACCGACGGGCTTCACCAGCAGCAACAGCACGACCAGGTAGATCGCCAGTTGGAGCAAGTCATTGGAAGTCATTCAAACCACTCCGGCTTGAGCAGGGCCACGCACAGGTAACCCAGCAAGGCCACGGCGATGACCGCGGCCAGGGCATAGAAAATGTTCATGGGGAAACTCCGCGTCAGGGACGGCGACCGAGTCGGTCGCAGATCAGCAGGAAACCGATCGATGCGGCGAGCAGGACGAACGAAAAGAGCAGGTAGATGACGTCCATGGAATCAAGGCGCCGTGTGGGTTGGGAACGGTGCCCATTGTCGAAAGCGGCGCATAACAAAGGGGTAGCGAAATCCAGCGTTGGCGTATAGAACGCGTAAATTCTTGGGTGCCCGATCGCACCGCCGCCTCGCCAGCGCAACACGTTCGCAAGGACGGCCCGCTAGTCTTCAACCATGCCGACTCCCAAGCCCCATGCCGCCTGGCACGTTTTCCTGGCCTTCCTGTCCCTGGGCCTGACGTCGTTCGGTGGACCCATCGCGCACCTGGGATACTTTCGTCGCGCGTTCGTGACGCAACGTCAGTGGCTGGACGAAACCCATTTCGCGCACTTGCTGGGCCTGTGCCAGCTTCTGCCAGGGCCGGCCAGCAGCCAGCTGGGTTTCGCCATCGGCCTGCATCGCGCCGGATGGCGTGGCGGGCTGGCGGCGTTTGCGGGGTTCACGCTTCCGTCGGCCTTGCTGATGTTCGCGTTCGCGCTGTGGCTGCCGCGTGGTCCGTGGGGTGGCGCGGTCATCCACGGCTTGAAGCTGGTGGCCGTCGTGGTGGTCGGGCAGGCGATGGCCGGGATGTGGCGCAACCTGATCCCCGACGCGCCGCGTCGATGCATCGCCGTGCTGGTGGGAGCAGCGTTGTTGTTCTGGCCACAGCCGTGGATGTCATGGCTGGCCGTGTTGCTGGCGGCGGGACTCGGCCTGGCCCTGCGTCGCGACATGTCATGCGGTGAAGTAGCCGTAGCGCCGGCAGCGCGCGGCAGCGGAAGCTGGGCGTTGATCGGTTACGCGCTGATGCTGGTCGCCAGCTTCGCATTCATCGCGCATGGTCCGCTTTGGCAACGCACGACGGCAGCCTTGTACCAGGCGGGTGCGCTGGTCTTTGGGGGTGGCCATGTCGTGCTGCCCTTGCTCAAACAATCGCTGGTGGTGCCCGGACTGATTGACGAGAACAGTTTCCTCGCCGGTTACGGTGCTGCCCAGGCGGTGCCGGGGCCGATGTTCTCGCTGGCGACCTTCCTCGGCCAACGCATCGCTGGATGGCCGGGGGCGTTGGCTGGATTGCTGGCGATGTTCGTGCCGGGACTGCTGCTGGTCGTCGGCGTGTTGCCGTGGTGGCACCGATTCGCCGCGCACGACCGGTGGCGCCACGCGGCGGCTGGCGTGCATGCCGCCGTGGTTGGCTTGTTGCTGGCGGCCTTCTGGAATCCGGTCTGGATAGGGGCCATCCATGCGCCGGGCGACGTGGGCATCGTGGCCATCGCCTGGCTGGCGGCATGGCGTTGGCGGCTGCCGGCCTGGGCTGCGGTGTGCTGGTGCGTGTTGGCCGCCTGCGCGCTGAATGCCCTGGTTCCGTCGTATTGAACCTTTCATGCGATCCTTCGTCTGACGGGACGCGGCAAGGTCGCCGCGAATGATCCCATCCACAGGAGTCCGGATTGATGCGTAAGTTGCGTTCGCTTGTTGCCTTGATGCTGCTTGCCTCTGGCTCTGCCATGGCGCAGGACGCGGCACCTGCACCGGCAGGTTCGGTCGCCAATCTCGATGCAGTGGTCGTCAGCGGCATCCAGCCGGGCCCGGGCCTGTGGAAAGTCACCAAGGGTGACCACGTGATGTGGGTGCTCGGCACCCTGTCGCCCTTGCCTGAGCGCATGCAGTGGAAGACCGACGAAATCGACGACGTCATCGCGCACTCGCAGGAAGTGCTGACGGCGCCGGCATTCGGCCTCAAGGCCAAGACGGGCTTTTTCGGCAAGCTGTTCCTGCTGCCGTCACTGATCGGCGCGCGCAAGAACCCCGATGGCAAGAGTTTGCAGGAAGAGGTTTCGCCGGAAGACTACGCGCGCTGGACGCGCCTCAAGCAGCAATACATTGGCAGCGATCGCAGCATCGAGGACTGGCGGCCCATGTTCGCGGCTTTCGAGCTTTACGAAAAAGCCATCAAGCGCAATGGCCTCAATAGTTCCGGCGGCGTCAAGGACACCGTGCGCGACCTGGCCAAGAAGCACAATGTGAAGGTCACAGCCACGCGTTACCAGATGGAAATCGAGGAGCCGCGCGCCGCGGTGAAGATGTTCAAGAGCGCGTCAATGGAAGACCGGCCGTGCTTCACCCAGACGCTGGACACCGTTGAGCACGGCCTGGGCCAGGTGACGGCGCGCGCCAATGCCTGGGCCGTTGGCGATATCGACGCCCTGCGCAGCCTGCCGATGAAGGATGGCCGCGAAGCCTGCATCCAGGCGATCACCGGCGCGAGTTTCGCGGAAAAGCTGGGCTTCAAGGACGTTGAGCAACACGTCCGCCAGTTGTGGTTCGAATCGGTCGATCGCGCTCTGTCCAGCAACGCGCAGACGTTTGCCTTGCTGCCGATGGACGAAGTCCTTTCCGCGAACGGCTACCTCGCCCAGCTCAAGGCGCGTGGCTATACGGTGCAGTCGCCGCAGGAGCAGGACGAAGCCGCCGACCAGGCAGCCGACAACGGCGGGAACTGACGCACGTCCTTCCCGCCGCAGGGATCAGGCGCTGGCGTTGTCCAGCAGTGCGATCTCGTCGCGGTGCAGTTCAAGCGTCGTGGCGCCGAGCAGCTCGTCGAGCTGATCGAGGCTGGTGGCGCTGGCGATCGGTGCAGTAATGCCCGGTCGCGCCATCAGCCATGCCAGTGCCACTTGCGAGGGCCTGGCGTTGTGCGCCGCCGCCACCTTGTCCAGCGCATCCAGCACCGCGAGTCCCTTGGGATTGAGGTATTTCGCCACGCCGCCGCCCCGCGCCACGCTCTTGGCCAGATCGGCCTGCGTGCGGTACTTGCCGCTGAGGAAGCCGCTGGCCAGTGCGTAGTAGTTGATTACGCCAAGGCCGTGCTTCAGTGCGAGCGGTTCGAGTTCCTTCTCGTAACCTGCGCGGCTGACCAGGTTGTATTCCGGCTGCAGGGTTTCGTAGCGCGGCAAGGTGTATCGCGCGGCGACCTGCAGCGATTCCTCAAGGCGATCGGCGTTGTAGTTGGACGCGCCAATCACGCGTACCTTGCCCTCCTCGATCAGTCGCGAGAATTCGCCGAGCGTTTCGTGCAAAGGCACGGTCGCATCGTCCTGATGCGCCTGGTAAAGGTCGATGACATCGGTTTGCAGGCGCTGGAGCGAACCCTCCACGGCCTGGCGGATATTGATCGGCGACAGGCCCGGATGTTCGTTCCACTTGGCGACCTTGGTGGCGATGACCACATGGTCGCGCTTGCCGCTCTGGCGCAGCCACTTGCCGATGATGGTTTCCGATTCGCCGCCGCGATTGCCCGGCACCCACGCCGAGTAGGCGTCGGCCGTATCGATCAGGTTGAAGCCCGCATCGACGAAGGCATCGAGCAGGGCAAAGGAGCGCTTTTCATCGACGCTCCAGCCGAAGACGTTGCCACCGAAAGCGAGCGGGGCGACGGTAAGCGACGACTTTCCAAGGGGGCGCTGTTGCATGACGTGTCATTCCTGGGCGGCAAGAGATGAAGCATGCCAGAGGGCACGTCGAAAGGATGTTGCGGCGATCAGTCCGGGTCGCCCAGATGAACCAGGAGCTTGCCGAAGTTGCGACCCTTGAGCAGACCGATGAAGGCGTCGGGCGCACTGGCGAGCCCCTCGACGATGTCTTCGCGATAGCGCATCGA
It encodes:
- a CDS encoding TorF family putative porin — encoded protein: MNYRSSLPLSLLAALGCLASTSADAETTVTGNVAVTSDYLFRGLTQTWAHPAIQGGADLSLDNGFAAGTWASSVSDHSYPHGSMEWDVYASYGTSFGKDWSWRAGVYGYLYPGAELSLPGMHRRSFDTAEANVSLTWKYVTLKYNQALTDYFGVDVEQGYRGDSRGTSYLQVDASVPLSDAWSLLLHAGHTHYTTTLVTPLANGARDPGYSDASVAAKYQISTHVAVTAGLSYADNHDFYGKTCSFMQASTCRDVGGSRVFVTLQGTF
- the kdpB gene encoding potassium-transporting ATPase subunit KdpB is translated as MSSHSHAMRGFDRELILKAMADAVRKLSPKQQFRNPVMFVVFVCSVLTTLLWGQALAGHGEAPASFIFWVSIWLWFTLLFANFAEAIAEGRGKAQAESLRSSRKDVLAKKLSAPHKDSSVVFVTSSDLRSGDLVLVEAGETLPGDGEVVVGAASVDESAITGESAPVIRESGGDRSAVTGGTRVLSDWLVVRITSNPGESFLDRMIAMVEGASRRKTPNEIALTIMLAKFTLIFLLACATLLPYSIYSVQAAGHGHPITLTVLVALLVCLIPTTIGALLSAIGIAGMERMIRANVIATSGRAVEAAGDVDVLLLDKTGTITLGNRQAVAFLPAPGVEESILADAAQLASLADETPEGRSVVVLAKERFGLRERQIEQDHAVFVPFTAQTRMSGVDIGERHIRKGALDAVEKYLEAGGSHLPPLVKRVAEEVARRGATPLIVTEGSTALGVIELKDIVKGGIRERFAEMRRMGIKTVMITGDNPLTAAAIAAEAGVDDFLAEATPEAKLKLIRKIQAENRLVAMCGDGTNDAPALAQADVAVAMNTGTQAAKEAGNMVDLDSNPTKLIEVVAIGKQMLITRGALTTFSIANDIAKYFAIIPAAFATTYPALDTLNVMHLATPQSAILSAVIFNALIIICLIPLALKGVKYRALGAAALLRRNLLVYGLGGMVVPFAGIKLIDMLLVLIGLA
- the kdpA gene encoding potassium-transporting ATPase subunit KdpA; translated protein: MTSNDLLQLAIYLVVLLLLVKPVGAYMALVFAEQANGVTRKGAPIEKALYRLSGVDAGEQMGWRRYAFAMLLFNMAGLLVVYALQRVQQWLPLNPQHFGAVTPDSAMNTAISFVANTNWQGYGGESTMSYLTQMLGLAVQNFLSAATGIAVLVAVVRGFARRSADSVGNFWVDMTRSTVYILLPFSFILALLLASQGVVQNLRDYVDVPTVQATTMTETVKDANGNVVKDAQGHDVTRTSPVSSQTLPMGPAASQIAIKQLGTNGGGFFNANSAHPYENPTPFSNFLEMLAIFLIPAGLCYTFGSMVGDRRQGWAILATMLLIFIPLTAGVIAAEQAASPAMHGLALDTHASALQSGGNMEGKETRFGIASSGLFTAITTAASCGAVNNMHDSLTPLGGLVPMWLMQLGEVIFGGVGSGLYGMLAFAVVAVFIAGLMVGRTPEYLGKKIEAHEMKMASLAVLVPCALVVVGTAVAVMTPAGVAGVANPGAHGFSEMLYAVTSAANNNGSAFGGLSANTPFWNVLLGICMFLARFLLAIAMLAMAGSLAAKRHVPASAGTLPTHTPLFVVLLACIVIVVGALTFLPALALGPIAEFLMSAH
- the kdpF gene encoding K(+)-transporting ATPase subunit F, coding for MNIFYALAAVIAVALLGYLCVALLKPEWFE
- the chrA gene encoding chromate efflux transporter, whose protein sequence is MPTPKPHAAWHVFLAFLSLGLTSFGGPIAHLGYFRRAFVTQRQWLDETHFAHLLGLCQLLPGPASSQLGFAIGLHRAGWRGGLAAFAGFTLPSALLMFAFALWLPRGPWGGAVIHGLKLVAVVVVGQAMAGMWRNLIPDAPRRCIAVLVGAALLFWPQPWMSWLAVLLAAGLGLALRRDMSCGEVAVAPAARGSGSWALIGYALMLVASFAFIAHGPLWQRTTAALYQAGALVFGGGHVVLPLLKQSLVVPGLIDENSFLAGYGAAQAVPGPMFSLATFLGQRIAGWPGALAGLLAMFVPGLLLVVGVLPWWHRFAAHDRWRHAAAGVHAAVVGLLLAAFWNPVWIGAIHAPGDVGIVAIAWLAAWRWRLPAWAAVCWCVLAACALNALVPSY
- a CDS encoding TraB/GumN family protein: MRKLRSLVALMLLASGSAMAQDAAPAPAGSVANLDAVVVSGIQPGPGLWKVTKGDHVMWVLGTLSPLPERMQWKTDEIDDVIAHSQEVLTAPAFGLKAKTGFFGKLFLLPSLIGARKNPDGKSLQEEVSPEDYARWTRLKQQYIGSDRSIEDWRPMFAAFELYEKAIKRNGLNSSGGVKDTVRDLAKKHNVKVTATRYQMEIEEPRAAVKMFKSASMEDRPCFTQTLDTVEHGLGQVTARANAWAVGDIDALRSLPMKDGREACIQAITGASFAEKLGFKDVEQHVRQLWFESVDRALSSNAQTFALLPMDEVLSANGYLAQLKARGYTVQSPQEQDEAADQAADNGGN
- a CDS encoding aldo/keto reductase, producing the protein MQQRPLGKSSLTVAPLAFGGNVFGWSVDEKRSFALLDAFVDAGFNLIDTADAYSAWVPGNRGGESETIIGKWLRQSGKRDHVVIATKVAKWNEHPGLSPINIRQAVEGSLQRLQTDVIDLYQAHQDDATVPLHETLGEFSRLIEEGKVRVIGASNYNADRLEESLQVAARYTLPRYETLQPEYNLVSRAGYEKELEPLALKHGLGVINYYALASGFLSGKYRTQADLAKSVARGGGVAKYLNPKGLAVLDALDKVAAAHNARPSQVALAWLMARPGITAPIASATSLDQLDELLGATTLELHRDEIALLDNASA